One Desulfopila inferna genomic window carries:
- a CDS encoding amino acid permease — protein sequence MDVKTTPDTDREPDENVSRPSGSEDVVQEQIEEKRLKKPKLFGTFGGVFTPTLLTILGVIMYLREGWVVGNAGLLGAWSIIVLSFTITAFTGLSLSSIVTNIRVGAGGAFSVISQSLGLEVGGSVGIPLYLAQALAVSMYIFGFRAGWLWVFPDHSPLVVDFTVFGVLFAIAFISASLAFRIQYLILAVIVASLFSVAWAGFTGGMSHSVQWWGGFEGSPENDFSGIGYWAVFAVFFPASTGIMAGANMSGELKDPRKSIPVGTMSAIGLSLIVYLVLAWWLAASASTDDLLRNYTVMIDSAAWRPVVVAGLLGATFSSALSSLVGAPRILQAIAEHKILPGSGWFKEKTEAGEPRNALHTTALIVAGALMMRDLNAIAPLLTMFFLITYAMINMVVVIEQKLGLVSFRPLFNVPSLVPIIGGVGCVAAMFIVNPVFAGVAVVVVVILHAYLIRRHLKAPFGDVRSGLFVAVAEWAVRRMAELTGPMTRTWKANLLVPVEDSTQARERFALLRDVAYPKGFVKLLGLTGEKERSDLLENLPELTGALQEEGVFATWSLVDASYFGENLAAGMETLAGGFFRPNVLCLKMPESEKRTEEVRDLIRNAARIDVGVILYTEIIDRGDSVMVWIDDQGPDWEASMDLGNMDLALLTAIKLRDNWEARLTLTAWVNNDSETSKAQAYLESLAELTRLPNVDKVVMGESEEDLPETAIHVRSFDPDSDLNELRAWADTLGAPCIFAMDSGLENALA from the coding sequence ATGGACGTCAAAACCACCCCTGATACGGACAGAGAACCGGACGAGAATGTCAGTCGCCCCTCCGGCAGCGAGGATGTGGTTCAGGAGCAGATTGAGGAGAAACGGCTCAAGAAACCTAAACTTTTCGGCACTTTTGGAGGTGTTTTCACACCCACGCTTTTGACCATCCTGGGCGTAATCATGTATCTACGTGAGGGGTGGGTCGTGGGCAATGCGGGCCTTCTGGGAGCGTGGAGCATCATCGTGCTCTCCTTCACCATAACCGCGTTCACCGGGCTTTCGCTCTCTTCCATAGTTACTAACATTCGCGTCGGCGCGGGCGGGGCCTTCTCAGTTATCTCTCAGTCGCTTGGGCTGGAAGTTGGCGGCAGCGTGGGCATTCCGCTGTATCTGGCACAGGCGCTGGCCGTATCCATGTACATCTTCGGCTTCCGCGCCGGCTGGCTGTGGGTCTTTCCCGACCACTCTCCTCTTGTGGTCGACTTCACGGTTTTCGGCGTACTCTTCGCCATTGCCTTCATTTCCGCGTCGCTAGCTTTCCGTATCCAGTATCTCATCCTGGCAGTGATCGTAGCCTCGCTCTTCTCTGTGGCCTGGGCCGGGTTCACGGGGGGCATGAGCCATTCCGTGCAATGGTGGGGCGGCTTCGAGGGATCGCCGGAAAACGACTTCTCAGGCATCGGCTACTGGGCTGTTTTTGCTGTCTTCTTTCCCGCCTCCACGGGTATCATGGCCGGGGCCAACATGTCCGGCGAACTCAAGGACCCACGCAAATCCATCCCGGTTGGCACCATGTCCGCCATTGGACTGAGCCTGATCGTCTACCTAGTCCTGGCCTGGTGGCTTGCGGCCAGCGCCTCCACCGACGACCTGCTGCGCAACTACACCGTGATGATCGACAGCGCCGCCTGGAGACCGGTGGTGGTGGCCGGTCTTCTGGGGGCGACCTTTTCCTCGGCGCTCTCTTCGCTTGTGGGTGCGCCGCGTATTCTTCAGGCCATAGCCGAACACAAGATCCTGCCCGGCTCGGGCTGGTTCAAGGAGAAAACCGAAGCGGGAGAGCCCAGGAACGCACTCCACACAACGGCCCTTATCGTGGCCGGAGCGCTCATGATGCGCGACCTCAACGCCATCGCTCCGCTTCTAACCATGTTCTTTTTGATCACCTACGCCATGATCAACATGGTGGTCGTGATCGAGCAGAAGCTGGGACTGGTCAGTTTCCGTCCGCTTTTCAACGTGCCGAGCCTTGTACCCATCATCGGCGGCGTGGGTTGCGTCGCGGCCATGTTCATCGTCAATCCTGTCTTTGCGGGAGTGGCCGTGGTAGTGGTAGTGATCCTGCATGCCTATCTTATACGCCGTCATCTCAAGGCGCCCTTCGGTGATGTACGCAGCGGGCTCTTCGTAGCCGTGGCCGAGTGGGCCGTGCGCCGCATGGCCGAACTGACCGGCCCAATGACCCGCACTTGGAAGGCCAACCTGCTGGTGCCGGTGGAGGATTCGACCCAGGCTCGCGAACGTTTTGCGTTGTTACGCGATGTGGCCTATCCCAAAGGCTTCGTAAAACTTCTGGGGCTGACCGGTGAGAAGGAGCGCTCGGATCTTTTGGAAAATCTGCCAGAACTGACTGGGGCATTGCAAGAAGAAGGTGTCTTCGCCACTTGGTCGCTTGTGGACGCGTCCTATTTCGGCGAGAACCTGGCAGCGGGCATGGAGACCTTGGCAGGTGGATTCTTCCGCCCCAATGTGCTGTGCCTGAAGATGCCTGAAAGTGAAAAGCGCACCGAGGAGGTTCGCGACCTGATCAGAAATGCGGCGCGTATTGACGTGGGAGTGATCCTCTACACCGAGATAATCGATCGAGGCGATTCGGTCATGGTCTGGATCGACGATCAGGGGCCGGATTGGGAGGCCTCAATGGACCTGGGCAACATGGACCTGGCCCTGCTTACGGCCATCAAGTTGCGCGACAACTGGGAAGCGCGCCTGACCCTGACCGCATGGGTGAACAACGACAGCGAAACGTCCAAGGCCCAGGCTTATCTCGAATCCCTGGCCGAACTGACCCGACTGCCCAACGTTGACAAGGTGGTCATGGGTGAGTCCGAGGAGGATCTTCCCGAGACGGCCATTCACGTCCGTTCCTTTGACCCTGACTCGGACCTAAACGAACTGCGCGCCTGGGCAGACACTCTCGGCGCGCCGTGTATCTTCGCCATGGATTCGGGCCTCGAAAACGCACTGGCCTGA
- a CDS encoding SRPBCC family protein, whose product MGECYNKIEINSPILDVWNTISNFHDMTWATGVPIIVSKVGDKKGTETGAKRILNGVIHETLINFDANDFTFSYSIDHERGPVSNFVSNYIVAVKLTSIEGGTLVEWRSSFESENDNDIEGFFNPIYSRLLSALKKRLS is encoded by the coding sequence ATGGGAGAATGTTACAATAAAATAGAGATCAACTCACCAATCTTAGATGTTTGGAACACCATCAGCAATTTCCATGACATGACATGGGCCACAGGTGTCCCTATAATTGTCAGCAAGGTCGGTGATAAAAAAGGAACTGAAACCGGTGCGAAAAGAATTCTTAATGGTGTGATTCATGAGACATTAATTAATTTTGACGCCAACGATTTCACCTTTTCATACAGTATTGATCACGAGCGGGGCCCAGTTTCTAATTTTGTAAGCAATTATATTGTAGCAGTCAAGCTTACTTCTATTGAGGGTGGTACTCTCGTAGAATGGCGCTCAAGTTTTGAGTCTGAGAATGATAATGATATTGAAGGCTTTTTTAATCCCATATATTCAAGACTGCTGTCAGCGCTCAAAAAGAGACTTTCATAA
- a CDS encoding ABC transporter permease, translated as MDFDIIIESLPQLMSGMIVTLEITTISVILGFIIALPLSVLRVSRNPLIRWPVYGFNFYFRGTPLLVQIFLIYYGSGQFQELLSQWGLWHLFREAWFCGILALTLNTAAYSCEIFRGGIEGVAYGEVEAARACGMSGILLYRRVILPAALRLSWPAYTNEVVFLLQASSLVSVITLMDITGVARVIAARSFAFYELFITAALLYLALVYGLIFVFKRIENKLLRHLNPGSMLS; from the coding sequence ATGGATTTCGATATCATCATCGAGAGCCTGCCGCAACTCATGAGCGGTATGATTGTCACACTGGAAATCACCACCATCAGCGTTATTCTCGGTTTTATAATCGCCCTCCCCCTTTCCGTTCTCAGGGTATCCCGGAATCCCCTGATCCGCTGGCCTGTTTATGGATTCAATTTTTATTTCCGCGGCACTCCTCTTCTGGTGCAGATTTTTTTAATCTATTACGGCAGCGGACAGTTTCAGGAACTGCTCTCTCAATGGGGACTTTGGCATCTTTTCCGTGAAGCCTGGTTCTGCGGGATCCTCGCACTGACACTGAATACCGCGGCCTACAGCTGTGAAATATTCAGGGGCGGTATTGAAGGAGTTGCCTATGGTGAAGTTGAAGCGGCACGGGCCTGCGGCATGTCCGGTATCCTGCTGTACAGGCGGGTTATTCTTCCGGCCGCGTTGCGGCTTTCCTGGCCTGCCTATACCAATGAAGTGGTATTTCTTCTCCAGGCCTCTTCCCTGGTGTCGGTTATAACTCTCATGGATATAACCGGTGTTGCCCGGGTAATCGCCGCCCGGTCTTTTGCCTTTTATGAACTTTTCATCACTGCAGCGCTTCTCTATCTTGCTTTGGTGTACGGATTGATTTTCGTCTTCAAGCGCATTGAAAACAAGCTTTTGAGGCACCTGAATCCTGGGTCCATGCTTTCATAG
- a CDS encoding glycerophosphodiester phosphodiesterase: MPDSKHTYNIAHRGARSLAPENTMSAFIKAWQMGAHGIETDVSVTSDGQLILFHDETFMRTTNIAEIFPKRKKEPLHSFTWEEVQTLDAGSWFIEDDPFASIKSGKVTLEEQQAMINASIPLLEELLLFVKEKSLFVIIEIKHLPEAIISFPIVEKVLTLVDSVQLPPNMFSISSFNHLYLKKVAALCPDIEVNALIGGYPLLIHNWGEFEFEVYIANANIIDSKQIEVALQHDCQVNLFTVNDPKDMVRFRKEGVGKIITDYPQLLAHLTDCAR, translated from the coding sequence ATGCCAGACAGCAAACATACCTACAATATTGCCCATCGAGGGGCCCGTAGCCTCGCTCCAGAAAACACCATGTCAGCTTTTATTAAGGCATGGCAGATGGGGGCTCACGGGATCGAAACCGATGTTTCCGTAACATCGGATGGTCAGCTGATTCTCTTTCATGATGAAACTTTCATGCGAACTACTAATATCGCAGAGATTTTTCCAAAGAGGAAAAAAGAACCGCTCCATAGCTTCACCTGGGAGGAGGTCCAAACATTAGACGCTGGATCTTGGTTTATCGAGGACGATCCTTTTGCATCAATCAAAAGCGGTAAAGTGACTCTTGAAGAACAGCAGGCCATGATAAATGCCTCCATACCTCTACTTGAAGAACTGCTGTTATTTGTTAAAGAAAAATCGTTATTTGTCATTATAGAGATAAAGCACTTGCCCGAAGCAATCATCTCCTTCCCTATTGTGGAAAAAGTTCTCACTTTGGTCGATAGTGTGCAATTGCCCCCTAACATGTTCTCCATTTCTTCATTCAATCACCTTTATCTTAAAAAAGTAGCTGCGCTTTGTCCCGATATAGAAGTAAATGCGCTCATTGGCGGATACCCCCTTCTGATACACAACTGGGGAGAATTTGAATTTGAGGTCTATATCGCTAATGCAAATATTATTGATTCAAAGCAGATCGAGGTAGCGCTGCAGCATGATTGCCAGGTAAACTTATTTACAGTCAATGACCCAAAAGACATGGTCCGATTTCGAAAAGAAGGCGTGGGAAAAATCATTACTGACTATCCCCAACTGCTGGCACACTTAACTGATTGTGCCAGGTGA
- a CDS encoding ABC transporter permease: MFDLQGYGILMLKGAKLTLFIGIGAMIITILLGLAGALCKQSSFRVLTVFANIYTTVIRGIPELVLILLVYYGAPTFIQDLLGLFGMEVYINLNPFIAGTLTIGFIYGAFATEVFRGAFLAVPKGQIEAAEAYGMSAFMTFRRILLPQMWRFAIPGLGNVWMVLIKATALISVIQLPELMRTADIASRSTRKPFACYFAASLIYLTITIASLGFQQWAEKRANRGVRKAS; this comes from the coding sequence GTGTTTGATTTACAAGGATACGGCATTCTGATGCTTAAAGGCGCCAAGCTGACATTGTTTATTGGTATTGGCGCCATGATTATTACCATTCTGCTCGGCCTGGCGGGGGCCTTGTGCAAACAGTCAAGCTTTAGAGTTTTGACGGTATTCGCCAACATCTATACCACTGTAATCCGCGGAATCCCGGAACTGGTTCTTATTCTTCTGGTCTATTACGGCGCACCGACATTTATCCAGGACCTGCTGGGTCTTTTCGGCATGGAGGTCTATATCAATTTAAACCCGTTCATTGCCGGTACTCTGACAATAGGCTTCATATACGGCGCCTTCGCCACAGAGGTCTTCCGCGGCGCTTTTCTGGCCGTTCCTAAAGGGCAGATTGAGGCTGCCGAGGCTTATGGGATGAGCGCTTTCATGACCTTCCGCCGTATCCTTCTTCCGCAGATGTGGCGCTTTGCCATTCCCGGCCTTGGAAATGTCTGGATGGTGCTGATCAAGGCAACAGCCCTGATATCCGTCATCCAGCTCCCGGAGCTGATGCGCACTGCCGACATTGCATCCCGGAGCACCCGAAAACCCTTTGCCTGCTACTTCGCGGCATCCCTGATTTACCTGACTATAACGATCGCCTCCCTGGGATTTCAGCAGTGGGCGGAAAAACGCGCCAACCGCGGGGTAAGGAAGGCTTCCTGA
- the ablB gene encoding putative beta-lysine N-acetyltransferase: MSDIIEKLHNSTIHHGSFNNRIFVLKLSPDDCPGILSDLDTLARKRDYTKIIVKVPAKFAEIFFQHGYTAEAAIPGYFSADNKGSEVLLMVKYRDPDRAADSDLGRTTKVLDEAALKSGTGFPSPPPPSYSCRAAYKSDTTQMAELYKKVFPTYPFPIDNPAFLAETMDNHCRYMGVWKDNQLVGLASADMDVKEMNAEMTDFATHTEHRGLQLAGFMLQSLEKSIAAEGIKIAYTIARSRSFGMNITFSRAGYSFAGTLINNTNISGKIESMNVWYKPLQAN, from the coding sequence ATGTCTGACATCATCGAAAAACTCCATAATTCAACTATTCATCACGGTTCTTTTAACAATCGAATTTTCGTTTTAAAACTGTCGCCAGACGATTGCCCCGGTATCCTTTCTGATCTGGACACATTAGCTAGAAAACGAGACTACACAAAGATTATTGTCAAGGTACCGGCAAAATTTGCTGAAATTTTTTTTCAACACGGCTATACCGCGGAGGCTGCTATTCCTGGATATTTCTCTGCGGACAATAAAGGCTCTGAAGTTCTATTGATGGTAAAATACAGAGATCCCGACAGAGCAGCGGATTCTGACCTGGGCCGCACAACGAAGGTCCTTGATGAAGCGGCACTGAAGAGCGGCACCGGATTCCCCAGCCCCCCCCCACCTTCCTATTCCTGCAGGGCGGCCTACAAATCTGACACCACCCAGATGGCTGAATTGTACAAAAAGGTCTTTCCCACCTATCCCTTTCCGATTGACAACCCTGCTTTTCTGGCAGAAACCATGGATAATCACTGCCGTTATATGGGAGTCTGGAAAGACAATCAACTTGTCGGCCTGGCCTCCGCGGATATGGATGTAAAGGAAATGAATGCGGAAATGACCGATTTTGCCACCCACACTGAACACAGAGGTCTGCAGCTGGCCGGCTTCATGCTGCAGTCATTGGAAAAATCTATTGCCGCAGAGGGTATCAAGATAGCATACACCATTGCACGATCTCGCTCCTTCGGCATGAATATCACCTTTTCGCGTGCCGGATATTCTTTTGCCGGAACCCTGATCAACAACACCAATATTTCAGGAAAGATAGAAAGCATGAATGTATGGTACAAACCTCTGCAGGCCAATTAG
- a CDS encoding ABC transporter substrate-binding protein codes for MKKSVFAAFIVCVVLASGTAFAGDIKSVRIGTEGAYPPFNLIDKNGELQGFDVDIAKALCKAADVTCTFVIQDWDGMIPGLLAKKYDAIIASMAITDERKKKVAFTNKYYMTPAKFVAQKGAGFDISKEGLKGKTIGVQRATTHENFVRDNYGDSVTIKSYATQDEANMDLVSGRVDLVIADSVVLQEGFLNTDAGKDYEFTGPGFTDAEWYGDGIGIAIRKGDKELVTLFNDAIDKIRADGTYKAINDKYFDFDVYGD; via the coding sequence ATGAAAAAAAGCGTATTCGCGGCATTCATTGTATGCGTTGTACTGGCCTCTGGCACGGCCTTTGCCGGAGACATCAAATCCGTTCGCATCGGCACGGAAGGAGCGTACCCGCCATTCAACCTCATTGACAAAAACGGCGAACTCCAGGGGTTTGATGTAGACATCGCCAAGGCGCTCTGCAAAGCAGCCGATGTTACGTGTACTTTTGTTATCCAGGACTGGGACGGCATGATTCCCGGGCTGCTCGCCAAAAAATATGATGCCATCATTGCCTCCATGGCAATCACTGATGAACGAAAGAAGAAGGTGGCATTTACGAATAAGTATTACATGACCCCGGCAAAGTTCGTCGCCCAAAAAGGTGCGGGCTTTGACATCTCCAAAGAAGGGCTCAAAGGAAAGACAATAGGTGTTCAGCGTGCCACGACTCATGAAAATTTTGTCCGCGATAATTACGGCGACAGTGTAACAATAAAATCATACGCCACACAGGATGAAGCCAATATGGATCTGGTTTCCGGCAGGGTCGATCTGGTAATTGCCGATTCTGTAGTACTGCAGGAAGGTTTTTTGAATACAGATGCCGGCAAAGATTATGAGTTTACCGGACCAGGCTTTACAGACGCTGAGTGGTATGGCGACGGTATCGGCATCGCCATCCGAAAAGGAGACAAGGAGCTGGTAACCCTCTTTAACGACGCAATAGATAAAATCCGTGCCGACGGCACATACAAGGCCATAAACGACAAGTATTTTGACTTTGACGTTTACGGAGATTAA
- a CDS encoding ABC transporter ATP-binding protein produces MEPQENFALRVEDLYKDFGSLQVLKGISMSARVGDVISLIGSSGSGKSTFLRCINLLEKPTSGNIYVGGELIQLTKNLKGKIVTKDKKQVDRIRTQLGMVFQHFNLWAHMTVIENVIEAPVHVLKKSKKESTEKAMALLDKVGIADRSHYYPAQLSGGQQQRVAIARALAMDPDVLLFDEPTSALDPELVGEVLKVMQDLALEGRTMIIATHEMGFAREVSSEIIFLDEGVIEAQGPPKEIFSVSDSKRLNQFLANLV; encoded by the coding sequence TTGGAACCGCAGGAAAATTTTGCGTTGCGGGTCGAAGACCTTTATAAAGATTTTGGGAGCCTGCAGGTACTCAAGGGAATATCCATGTCCGCACGTGTTGGCGACGTCATCTCTCTAATCGGCTCCAGCGGATCAGGGAAAAGTACATTTCTACGGTGTATCAACCTTCTCGAAAAACCCACATCAGGAAATATATACGTCGGCGGTGAACTGATCCAACTGACTAAAAATTTGAAAGGAAAGATCGTTACCAAAGACAAGAAACAGGTAGATAGGATCAGAACCCAGCTGGGTATGGTTTTTCAGCACTTCAACCTGTGGGCTCACATGACCGTGATTGAAAACGTCATTGAAGCACCGGTACACGTCTTGAAAAAATCGAAGAAAGAATCGACTGAAAAAGCCATGGCTCTACTCGACAAGGTCGGGATTGCAGACCGGTCCCATTATTATCCGGCTCAGCTCTCTGGCGGACAGCAGCAGAGAGTAGCCATTGCAAGAGCTCTTGCAATGGATCCCGACGTTCTTCTCTTCGATGAGCCGACCTCTGCACTTGATCCGGAACTGGTCGGTGAAGTCCTCAAGGTCATGCAGGACCTTGCCCTTGAAGGGCGTACCATGATCATCGCTACACATGAGATGGGGTTTGCCAGGGAGGTATCTTCGGAAATTATTTTTCTGGATGAAGGCGTTATCGAAGCTCAGGGACCGCCGAAAGAAATCTTCTCGGTCTCCGATTCCAAGCGTTTGAATCAGTTTCTGGCAAATCTTGTATAA
- a CDS encoding SLC13 family permease, which yields MNVATISLAASSSAAQGVGPVLPMVLIGIVLGVTFFLIATERMHKTLAAVLGAAVAVALALMLGVYDGKRPYLRVHDFIHHDLGVIGVIVGTSIVVAIASDSGLFHFLAVRIVKLTRGNPRKLLPAIMAVTVAFVTFLTIAPGVLIMVSLVLVITKALDDDPKPYIIAVAIGANSGALMTFASGIPTLMIGTSAQIPYVHFLIVSAPLATLSAMLAFFIIRFYYRKTLAVGDAEELLARAAKVDEFDEWALVKDRSLFYRATIILGLTIIGFALAKTLGVGLDYIAFCGGIAALLFSGFPPDEAINKVKWSIILFFVGLFVLIGTVQDTGLLTVLAGGIYDTANGQMPVVIAMLTPFVFVTAGIVDNIPVAATMIPVVNTMVDQGMVPEPLWWTLIAACNLGGNPTPVGSIAAVIALHALEKERGIRIGWAEYLKVGGTITILQIILVLVYIFVFVTFDLFPRLPV from the coding sequence GTGAATGTTGCCACGATTTCGCTGGCGGCTTCCAGTAGCGCGGCTCAAGGTGTGGGACCCGTCTTGCCCATGGTGCTGATTGGTATAGTACTGGGCGTGACATTTTTCCTCATAGCCACGGAGCGCATGCACAAAACTCTGGCTGCAGTGCTTGGGGCCGCGGTGGCGGTAGCACTGGCGTTAATGCTTGGGGTTTACGATGGCAAACGCCCCTACCTGCGTGTGCATGACTTTATTCATCACGATTTAGGGGTGATTGGGGTAATTGTAGGCACGTCGATTGTAGTCGCCATCGCCTCTGATTCTGGCCTGTTCCATTTCCTTGCCGTACGCATTGTTAAATTGACCCGTGGCAATCCGCGTAAATTACTGCCGGCAATCATGGCTGTAACGGTGGCCTTCGTGACTTTTCTGACCATTGCCCCCGGGGTTTTGATCATGGTTTCACTGGTGCTGGTTATCACCAAAGCGCTTGATGACGACCCAAAGCCCTACATCATTGCGGTAGCCATCGGCGCTAACTCCGGTGCGTTGATGACCTTCGCCTCCGGTATTCCAACGCTTATGATCGGAACTTCCGCACAAATTCCCTACGTCCATTTTTTGATCGTTTCTGCTCCGCTGGCCACACTCTCGGCCATGTTGGCCTTTTTTATCATCCGGTTCTACTACCGCAAGACATTGGCTGTTGGCGATGCTGAGGAATTGCTTGCCCGAGCAGCTAAGGTGGACGAGTTTGATGAATGGGCGCTGGTAAAGGATCGTTCACTGTTTTACCGCGCCACGATTATTCTCGGGCTCACCATTATCGGTTTTGCGCTGGCTAAGACCCTGGGTGTTGGCCTGGATTACATAGCATTCTGTGGCGGTATTGCGGCGCTTTTGTTTTCCGGGTTTCCACCCGATGAAGCAATTAATAAGGTGAAGTGGTCGATCATTCTATTTTTTGTCGGATTGTTTGTGCTGATTGGGACGGTGCAGGACACTGGCTTGCTAACTGTGTTGGCCGGTGGCATTTATGACACAGCAAATGGCCAAATGCCGGTCGTCATTGCTATGTTGACTCCTTTCGTGTTCGTCACCGCTGGTATCGTCGACAACATTCCGGTGGCGGCAACAATGATACCCGTAGTCAACACCATGGTGGACCAGGGTATGGTGCCAGAGCCGCTGTGGTGGACGTTGATCGCCGCGTGCAATCTAGGCGGTAACCCGACTCCGGTAGGATCCATCGCGGCGGTCATTGCCTTACATGCCCTGGAAAAGGAGCGGGGTATTCGAATTGGCTGGGCGGAGTATTTGAAAGTCGGCGGTACCATAACGATTCTGCAGATCATTCTGGTGCTGGTGTATATTTTCGTTTTTGTTACATTTGATTTATTTCCCCGCTTGCCAGTATAG
- a CDS encoding fatty acid desaturase: MGKLQKPNSVDLDETKIKMGQIWPDWYQTLRIFRASNSLKATSQLINTIIPYFCLWYLTILSVQLGYPYILTLLLILTNAVFLVRMFILFHDCVHYSLFKSKNTNKFFGSFLGVLLFISFKDWRFTHLKHHGTYANLDSRGYGDIWTMTKKEYEVASTMQRLRYRLYRNPLVLFGLGMFLLSKRPSYFMVKPKERIDIIFTYLLIFAVAFAVSRITGWSLYFLIQLPMVWFAGGVGAWLFYVHHQFEGGYWARQSDWNPLSAAMEGSSFFKLPAVLNWFSSNIGYHHIHHIDPSIPNYHLRKCYNSVPALQEKTPINNTKILNCFRLKLWDEDLHKMVAFPRKGKFTLKHRRSGEQNTTRKS, encoded by the coding sequence ATGGGCAAATTACAGAAACCGAATAGCGTCGATTTAGATGAGACAAAGATAAAAATGGGTCAAATATGGCCCGATTGGTACCAAACATTAAGAATATTTCGGGCCTCCAATAGTCTGAAGGCCACCTCGCAACTGATAAATACTATAATCCCCTATTTCTGTTTATGGTATCTGACCATCCTATCGGTACAACTCGGCTATCCGTATATATTGACGCTGCTTCTTATCCTGACCAATGCTGTCTTTCTGGTCCGGATGTTCATTTTGTTTCATGACTGTGTGCATTATTCGCTTTTTAAATCAAAAAATACCAATAAATTTTTCGGCTCCTTCCTCGGTGTTCTTTTGTTTATTTCATTTAAAGATTGGCGTTTCACACACCTCAAGCATCACGGGACATACGCCAATCTCGATTCACGAGGTTATGGTGATATCTGGACCATGACAAAAAAGGAATACGAAGTCGCATCAACGATGCAACGTTTACGTTATAGACTCTACCGTAACCCTCTGGTTCTGTTCGGGTTAGGAATGTTCTTGCTGAGCAAGCGCCCCTCATATTTCATGGTCAAACCTAAAGAGCGTATCGACATTATTTTTACTTATCTACTCATCTTTGCTGTAGCATTCGCTGTCTCACGGATTACAGGATGGTCTCTCTACTTTCTGATTCAGTTGCCGATGGTGTGGTTTGCTGGTGGTGTTGGAGCCTGGTTGTTTTATGTGCACCATCAGTTTGAGGGAGGATACTGGGCACGCCAAAGTGACTGGAATCCATTGTCTGCCGCCATGGAGGGCAGTTCTTTTTTTAAATTGCCGGCTGTGTTGAACTGGTTTTCCAGCAATATCGGTTACCACCACATTCACCATATAGATCCCAGTATTCCCAATTACCATCTTAGAAAGTGTTACAACAGCGTACCGGCATTGCAAGAAAAAACGCCAATAAATAACACAAAAATCTTAAATTGCTTCCGCTTGAAATTGTGGGATGAAGATTTGCACAAGATGGTGGCATTCCCTCGAAAAGGAAAGTTTACATTGAAACATCGGCGTTCCGGCGAGCAAAATACTACAAGAAAAAGCTGA